Proteins encoded together in one Oncorhynchus mykiss isolate Arlee chromosome 7, USDA_OmykA_1.1, whole genome shotgun sequence window:
- the LOC110527774 gene encoding PAK4-inhibitor INKA2 isoform X1, producing the protein MERQLYMSERKNMDTCLRRLKQELVSMKEAGDGLHAQMNSMMGALQELKLLQVQTVLEQLDISGRPIQRAAPPPTADTCGPCPIPSLKPTHRPPLDWTTGREEQQQQSRVGHRSSLGTSPSSSSLETLETESESHPLPLPRRVSGYTAPQVEYCGPRLSQVFPEQHQQPAHPAQVVDLPGILYSLSREGPSLDSDYSQDSMDDSSDWTSSLMSRSRNRQPLVLGDNVFADLVGNWLDLPELEKEEMIGGVCVGADGADRPDSPAHPLRLSRSQEICRKFSLTTNIFKRFLRSVRPDRDKLLKERPGWMVPESQEAKLFKRPKKVAKQQAKGSFYFPFWAGVGQQQQGKGRPCPKLAEERQSQSQSQFSEIYIDRRQEWRQEARVEKMQPLFDYNTAVWV; encoded by the coding sequence GTGTCTATGAAGGAGGCAGGAGATGGCCTCCATGCTCAGATGAACTCCATGATGGGGGCTCTTCAGGAACTCAAGCTTCTACAAGTGCAGACAGTGCTGGAGCAACTAGACATCTCAGGGAGGCCAATCCAAAGGGCGGCCCCACCACCAACAGCAGACACATGTGGCCCTTGCCCTATTCCCAGCCTCAAGCCTACTCACAGGCCCCCCTTGGACTGGACAACTGGTCgggaggagcagcagcagcagagccgGGTGGGGCACCGGAGCAGCCTGGgcacctctccttcctcctccagccTGGAGACATTGGAGACTGAGAGTGAgagccatcctctccctctcccccgcaGAGTGTCAGGATACACGGCCCCACAGGTGGAGTACTGTGGCCCACGTCTTAGCCAAGTGTTTCCAGAGCAGCATCAGCAGCCGGCTCACCCAGCCCAGGTGGTGGATCTGCCTGGCATCCTCTACAGCCTATCCAGGGAAGGCCCCTCGCTGGACAGCGACTACTCCCAGGACAGCATGGACGACTCCAGCGACTGGACCTCCTCGCTCATGAGCCGCAGCCGCAACCGGCAGCCCCTGGTCCTAGGGGACAACGTTTTCGCCGACCTGGTGGGCAACTGGCTGGACTTGCCTGAGCTGGAGAAGGAGGAGATGATTGGGGGTGTTTGTGTGGGGGCAGATGGAGCCGACAGGCCCGACTCCCCAGCCCACCCTCTCCGTCTCAGCCGCTCCCAGGAGATCTGCAGGAAGTTCTCTCTGACCACCAACATCTTCAAGAGGTTCCTGCGCAGTGTGAGGCCCGACAGGGACAAGCTCCTGAAGGAGAGACCAGGCTGGATGGTCCCCGAGAGCCAGGAGGCCAAACTCTTCAAGAGGCCCAAGAAAGTGGCCAAGCAGCAGGCCAAGGGAAGCTTCTACTTCCCGTTCTGGGCAGGTGTAGGACAGCAGCAGCAGGGTAAGGGCCGGCCATGTCCTAAGCTGGCTgaggagagacagagccagagccagagccagttCTCAGAGATTTACATAGACAGGAGACAAGAGTGGAGACAGGAGGCCAGAGTGGAGAAAATGCAGCCCTTGTTTGACTACAACACGGCTGTGTGGGTCTGA
- the LOC110527774 gene encoding PAK4-inhibitor INKA2 isoform X2, with protein MKEAGDGLHAQMNSMMGALQELKLLQVQTVLEQLDISGRPIQRAAPPPTADTCGPCPIPSLKPTHRPPLDWTTGREEQQQQSRVGHRSSLGTSPSSSSLETLETESESHPLPLPRRVSGYTAPQVEYCGPRLSQVFPEQHQQPAHPAQVVDLPGILYSLSREGPSLDSDYSQDSMDDSSDWTSSLMSRSRNRQPLVLGDNVFADLVGNWLDLPELEKEEMIGGVCVGADGADRPDSPAHPLRLSRSQEICRKFSLTTNIFKRFLRSVRPDRDKLLKERPGWMVPESQEAKLFKRPKKVAKQQAKGSFYFPFWAGVGQQQQGKGRPCPKLAEERQSQSQSQFSEIYIDRRQEWRQEARVEKMQPLFDYNTAVWV; from the coding sequence ATGAAGGAGGCAGGAGATGGCCTCCATGCTCAGATGAACTCCATGATGGGGGCTCTTCAGGAACTCAAGCTTCTACAAGTGCAGACAGTGCTGGAGCAACTAGACATCTCAGGGAGGCCAATCCAAAGGGCGGCCCCACCACCAACAGCAGACACATGTGGCCCTTGCCCTATTCCCAGCCTCAAGCCTACTCACAGGCCCCCCTTGGACTGGACAACTGGTCgggaggagcagcagcagcagagccgGGTGGGGCACCGGAGCAGCCTGGgcacctctccttcctcctccagccTGGAGACATTGGAGACTGAGAGTGAgagccatcctctccctctcccccgcaGAGTGTCAGGATACACGGCCCCACAGGTGGAGTACTGTGGCCCACGTCTTAGCCAAGTGTTTCCAGAGCAGCATCAGCAGCCGGCTCACCCAGCCCAGGTGGTGGATCTGCCTGGCATCCTCTACAGCCTATCCAGGGAAGGCCCCTCGCTGGACAGCGACTACTCCCAGGACAGCATGGACGACTCCAGCGACTGGACCTCCTCGCTCATGAGCCGCAGCCGCAACCGGCAGCCCCTGGTCCTAGGGGACAACGTTTTCGCCGACCTGGTGGGCAACTGGCTGGACTTGCCTGAGCTGGAGAAGGAGGAGATGATTGGGGGTGTTTGTGTGGGGGCAGATGGAGCCGACAGGCCCGACTCCCCAGCCCACCCTCTCCGTCTCAGCCGCTCCCAGGAGATCTGCAGGAAGTTCTCTCTGACCACCAACATCTTCAAGAGGTTCCTGCGCAGTGTGAGGCCCGACAGGGACAAGCTCCTGAAGGAGAGACCAGGCTGGATGGTCCCCGAGAGCCAGGAGGCCAAACTCTTCAAGAGGCCCAAGAAAGTGGCCAAGCAGCAGGCCAAGGGAAGCTTCTACTTCCCGTTCTGGGCAGGTGTAGGACAGCAGCAGCAGGGTAAGGGCCGGCCATGTCCTAAGCTGGCTgaggagagacagagccagagccagagccagttCTCAGAGATTTACATAGACAGGAGACAAGAGTGGAGACAGGAGGCCAGAGTGGAGAAAATGCAGCCCTTGTTTGACTACAACACGGCTGTGTGGGTCTGA